Proteins encoded within one genomic window of Agelaius phoeniceus isolate bAgePho1 chromosome Z, bAgePho1.hap1, whole genome shotgun sequence:
- the RHOBTB3 gene encoding rho-related BTB domain-containing protein 3 isoform X1, whose amino-acid sequence MRSRDEHSLFGSCWRGSSEVQHHWFLEEGWSVNIVAFGNERDGFSEDNQQPSLIWSYLGRSALISQIDSSLSASHVGNPVFTEYQACVFGNVRLVVHDCPVWDIFDSDWYTSCRLIGGADIIVIKYSVNDKTSFQELKDSYVPMVKKALNHCSVPVIISAIGARKNEVPCTCPLCTSDRRSCVTASEGVQLAKELGATYLELHTLNDFYIQKYFGGVLEYFMIQSLNQKSSEKMKKRKKTQKCRRVQPPQLEQPEKMPILKGEASHYNADLHNLLCCCQCADVAFYTEDLSTVVEAHKIILCSVSHLFMLLFGVKSPSDAHDASVVQLAQSLFAVQAGDPFPSSPRGVPPCVPPVRVVVKDSVFCSCLPDILHFIYSGAFQWERLEEDIRKKLKDPDKTEHVLEKVKCILKTPGKLNTVKDCKSHQIKRLYNTSLRLFFNTPVLADVIFKIQGATVPAHRAVLVARCEVMAAMFNGNYLEANSIQVPVYGVSKDTFLSFLEYLYTDSCCPASILQAMSLLICAEMYQVMRLQHICELYIITQLQSMPSRELASTSLSIVSLLKKAKFHNSDCLSTWLLHFIATNYLIFSQKPEFQELSVEERNFVEMHRWPSNLYLKQLADYRNYIHSQKCHCTVM is encoded by the exons ATGAGATCCAGGGATGAACACAGTCTCTTTGGAAGCTGTTGGAGAGGCTCAAGTGAAGTTCAGCATCACTGGTTTCTGGAGGAAGGGTG gtcGGTTAATATTGTAGCTTTTGGGAATGAAAGAGATGGTTTTTCTGAGGACAATCAGCAGCCCAGCCTGATCTGGAGCTATCTCGGGAGAAGTGCTCTCATTTCCCAGATCGACAGCAGCTTGTCTGCCAGTCATGTTGGAAACCCAGTTTTTACTGAGTATCAAGCCTGCGTATTTGGAAATGTCAGACTGGTGGTACACGACTGTCCTGTCTGG gataTATTTGACAGTGACTGGTATACCTCCTGCAGGCTCATTGGAGGAGCTGATATTATTGTGATTAAATACTCTGTCAATGACAAGACTTCATTTCAAGAACTAAAGGACAGCTATGTGCCAATGGTAAAAAAAGCACTAAATCACTGCTCAGTTCCAGTAATAATTTCTGCTATTGGTGCAAGAAAAAACG AAGTGCCTTGCACCTGTCCCCTGTGCACTTCAGACAGGAGGAGCTGTGTCACAGCCTCTGAAGGAGTCCAGCTTGCAAAGGAACTCGGAGCCACTTACCTTGAACTGCACACTCTAAATGACTTCTACATCCAGAAATACTTTGGAGGAGTG CTTGAATATTTTATGATCCAAAGTTTGAATCAGAAGTCAtctgaaaaaatgaagaaaaggaaaaagacgCAGAAGTGCCGTCGAGTCCAACCACCTCAGCTTGAACAGCCAG AAAAGATGCCGATCCTAAAGGGCGAAGCCTCGCACTACAATGCAGACCTGCACAatcttctctgctgctgccagtgtgCAGATGTGGCCTTCTACACCGAGGACCTCAGCACAGTGGTGGAGGCTCACAAGATCATCCTCTGCTCTGTCAGCCACCTCTTCATGCTGCTGTTCGGGGTGAAGAGCCCGTCCGACGCGCATGACGCCTCCGTggtgcagctggcacagagcctctTCGCGGTGCAGGCAGGGgatcccttcccctcctccccccggGGTGTCCCACCCTGTGTCCCACCAGTCAGGGTGGTGGTGAAGGATTCTGTCTTCTGTTCTTGTCTCCCAGATATCCTCCACTTCATTTATTCAG GTGCTTTCCAGTGGGAACGATTAGAAGAGGACATAAGAAAGAAGCTGAAGGATCCAGATAAAACAGAACATGTGCTTGAGAAAGTTAAATGCATCCTGAAAACTCCAGGAAAG ctaaACACTGTAAAGGACTGCAAGTCTCACCAGATAAAACGGCTCTATAATACTTCTCTCAGGCTATTCTTTAACACACCTGTGCTGGCTGATGTAATCTTCAAAATACAAG GTGCAACTGTTCCAGCCCACAGGGCAGTTCTGGTGGCTCGCTGTGAGGTTATGGCAGCTATGTTTAATGGTAATTATCTAGAAGCAAATAGCATTCAGGTTCCAGTGTATGGGGTTTCAAAAGACACTTTCCTGTCTTTCCTAGAGTACCTTTACACTGACTCCTGCTGCCCAG CCAGTATTCTCCAGGCGATGTCTCTGCTGATCTGTGCAGAGATGTACCAAGTAATGAGACTCCAGCATATTTGTGAACTTTACATCATCACGCAGCTTCAGAGCATGCCTAGCAGGGAACTGGCTTCCACAAGCCTCAGTATTGTTAGCTTGCTCAAAAAAGCTAAG TTTCACAATTCTGATTGCCTTTCAACTTGGCTTCTTCATTTTATTGCCACTAACTACCTCATCTTCAGTCAAAAGCCTGAATTCCAAGAACTTTCAG tgGAAGAGCGCAATTTTGTAGAGATGCACCGATGGCCTTCAAACTTGTACCTGAAGCAGCTTGCTGATTACAGGAATTATATCCACTCTCAGAAATGCCACTGCACAGTAATGTAA
- the RHOBTB3 gene encoding rho-related BTB domain-containing protein 3 isoform X2: MVKLLPLLRSVNIVAFGNERDGFSEDNQQPSLIWSYLGRSALISQIDSSLSASHVGNPVFTEYQACVFGNVRLVVHDCPVWDIFDSDWYTSCRLIGGADIIVIKYSVNDKTSFQELKDSYVPMVKKALNHCSVPVIISAIGARKNEVPCTCPLCTSDRRSCVTASEGVQLAKELGATYLELHTLNDFYIQKYFGGVLEYFMIQSLNQKSSEKMKKRKKTQKCRRVQPPQLEQPEKMPILKGEASHYNADLHNLLCCCQCADVAFYTEDLSTVVEAHKIILCSVSHLFMLLFGVKSPSDAHDASVVQLAQSLFAVQAGDPFPSSPRGVPPCVPPVRVVVKDSVFCSCLPDILHFIYSGAFQWERLEEDIRKKLKDPDKTEHVLEKVKCILKTPGKLNTVKDCKSHQIKRLYNTSLRLFFNTPVLADVIFKIQGATVPAHRAVLVARCEVMAAMFNGNYLEANSIQVPVYGVSKDTFLSFLEYLYTDSCCPASILQAMSLLICAEMYQVMRLQHICELYIITQLQSMPSRELASTSLSIVSLLKKAKFHNSDCLSTWLLHFIATNYLIFSQKPEFQELSVEERNFVEMHRWPSNLYLKQLADYRNYIHSQKCHCTVM; the protein is encoded by the exons gtcGGTTAATATTGTAGCTTTTGGGAATGAAAGAGATGGTTTTTCTGAGGACAATCAGCAGCCCAGCCTGATCTGGAGCTATCTCGGGAGAAGTGCTCTCATTTCCCAGATCGACAGCAGCTTGTCTGCCAGTCATGTTGGAAACCCAGTTTTTACTGAGTATCAAGCCTGCGTATTTGGAAATGTCAGACTGGTGGTACACGACTGTCCTGTCTGG gataTATTTGACAGTGACTGGTATACCTCCTGCAGGCTCATTGGAGGAGCTGATATTATTGTGATTAAATACTCTGTCAATGACAAGACTTCATTTCAAGAACTAAAGGACAGCTATGTGCCAATGGTAAAAAAAGCACTAAATCACTGCTCAGTTCCAGTAATAATTTCTGCTATTGGTGCAAGAAAAAACG AAGTGCCTTGCACCTGTCCCCTGTGCACTTCAGACAGGAGGAGCTGTGTCACAGCCTCTGAAGGAGTCCAGCTTGCAAAGGAACTCGGAGCCACTTACCTTGAACTGCACACTCTAAATGACTTCTACATCCAGAAATACTTTGGAGGAGTG CTTGAATATTTTATGATCCAAAGTTTGAATCAGAAGTCAtctgaaaaaatgaagaaaaggaaaaagacgCAGAAGTGCCGTCGAGTCCAACCACCTCAGCTTGAACAGCCAG AAAAGATGCCGATCCTAAAGGGCGAAGCCTCGCACTACAATGCAGACCTGCACAatcttctctgctgctgccagtgtgCAGATGTGGCCTTCTACACCGAGGACCTCAGCACAGTGGTGGAGGCTCACAAGATCATCCTCTGCTCTGTCAGCCACCTCTTCATGCTGCTGTTCGGGGTGAAGAGCCCGTCCGACGCGCATGACGCCTCCGTggtgcagctggcacagagcctctTCGCGGTGCAGGCAGGGgatcccttcccctcctccccccggGGTGTCCCACCCTGTGTCCCACCAGTCAGGGTGGTGGTGAAGGATTCTGTCTTCTGTTCTTGTCTCCCAGATATCCTCCACTTCATTTATTCAG GTGCTTTCCAGTGGGAACGATTAGAAGAGGACATAAGAAAGAAGCTGAAGGATCCAGATAAAACAGAACATGTGCTTGAGAAAGTTAAATGCATCCTGAAAACTCCAGGAAAG ctaaACACTGTAAAGGACTGCAAGTCTCACCAGATAAAACGGCTCTATAATACTTCTCTCAGGCTATTCTTTAACACACCTGTGCTGGCTGATGTAATCTTCAAAATACAAG GTGCAACTGTTCCAGCCCACAGGGCAGTTCTGGTGGCTCGCTGTGAGGTTATGGCAGCTATGTTTAATGGTAATTATCTAGAAGCAAATAGCATTCAGGTTCCAGTGTATGGGGTTTCAAAAGACACTTTCCTGTCTTTCCTAGAGTACCTTTACACTGACTCCTGCTGCCCAG CCAGTATTCTCCAGGCGATGTCTCTGCTGATCTGTGCAGAGATGTACCAAGTAATGAGACTCCAGCATATTTGTGAACTTTACATCATCACGCAGCTTCAGAGCATGCCTAGCAGGGAACTGGCTTCCACAAGCCTCAGTATTGTTAGCTTGCTCAAAAAAGCTAAG TTTCACAATTCTGATTGCCTTTCAACTTGGCTTCTTCATTTTATTGCCACTAACTACCTCATCTTCAGTCAAAAGCCTGAATTCCAAGAACTTTCAG tgGAAGAGCGCAATTTTGTAGAGATGCACCGATGGCCTTCAAACTTGTACCTGAAGCAGCTTGCTGATTACAGGAATTATATCCACTCTCAGAAATGCCACTGCACAGTAATGTAA
- the RHOBTB3 gene encoding rho-related BTB domain-containing protein 3 isoform X3 — MSVNIVAFGNERDGFSEDNQQPSLIWSYLGRSALISQIDSSLSASHVGNPVFTEYQACVFGNVRLVVHDCPVWDIFDSDWYTSCRLIGGADIIVIKYSVNDKTSFQELKDSYVPMVKKALNHCSVPVIISAIGARKNEVPCTCPLCTSDRRSCVTASEGVQLAKELGATYLELHTLNDFYIQKYFGGVLEYFMIQSLNQKSSEKMKKRKKTQKCRRVQPPQLEQPEKMPILKGEASHYNADLHNLLCCCQCADVAFYTEDLSTVVEAHKIILCSVSHLFMLLFGVKSPSDAHDASVVQLAQSLFAVQAGDPFPSSPRGVPPCVPPVRVVVKDSVFCSCLPDILHFIYSGAFQWERLEEDIRKKLKDPDKTEHVLEKVKCILKTPGKLNTVKDCKSHQIKRLYNTSLRLFFNTPVLADVIFKIQGATVPAHRAVLVARCEVMAAMFNGNYLEANSIQVPVYGVSKDTFLSFLEYLYTDSCCPASILQAMSLLICAEMYQVMRLQHICELYIITQLQSMPSRELASTSLSIVSLLKKAKFHNSDCLSTWLLHFIATNYLIFSQKPEFQELSVEERNFVEMHRWPSNLYLKQLADYRNYIHSQKCHCTVM, encoded by the exons AT gtcGGTTAATATTGTAGCTTTTGGGAATGAAAGAGATGGTTTTTCTGAGGACAATCAGCAGCCCAGCCTGATCTGGAGCTATCTCGGGAGAAGTGCTCTCATTTCCCAGATCGACAGCAGCTTGTCTGCCAGTCATGTTGGAAACCCAGTTTTTACTGAGTATCAAGCCTGCGTATTTGGAAATGTCAGACTGGTGGTACACGACTGTCCTGTCTGG gataTATTTGACAGTGACTGGTATACCTCCTGCAGGCTCATTGGAGGAGCTGATATTATTGTGATTAAATACTCTGTCAATGACAAGACTTCATTTCAAGAACTAAAGGACAGCTATGTGCCAATGGTAAAAAAAGCACTAAATCACTGCTCAGTTCCAGTAATAATTTCTGCTATTGGTGCAAGAAAAAACG AAGTGCCTTGCACCTGTCCCCTGTGCACTTCAGACAGGAGGAGCTGTGTCACAGCCTCTGAAGGAGTCCAGCTTGCAAAGGAACTCGGAGCCACTTACCTTGAACTGCACACTCTAAATGACTTCTACATCCAGAAATACTTTGGAGGAGTG CTTGAATATTTTATGATCCAAAGTTTGAATCAGAAGTCAtctgaaaaaatgaagaaaaggaaaaagacgCAGAAGTGCCGTCGAGTCCAACCACCTCAGCTTGAACAGCCAG AAAAGATGCCGATCCTAAAGGGCGAAGCCTCGCACTACAATGCAGACCTGCACAatcttctctgctgctgccagtgtgCAGATGTGGCCTTCTACACCGAGGACCTCAGCACAGTGGTGGAGGCTCACAAGATCATCCTCTGCTCTGTCAGCCACCTCTTCATGCTGCTGTTCGGGGTGAAGAGCCCGTCCGACGCGCATGACGCCTCCGTggtgcagctggcacagagcctctTCGCGGTGCAGGCAGGGgatcccttcccctcctccccccggGGTGTCCCACCCTGTGTCCCACCAGTCAGGGTGGTGGTGAAGGATTCTGTCTTCTGTTCTTGTCTCCCAGATATCCTCCACTTCATTTATTCAG GTGCTTTCCAGTGGGAACGATTAGAAGAGGACATAAGAAAGAAGCTGAAGGATCCAGATAAAACAGAACATGTGCTTGAGAAAGTTAAATGCATCCTGAAAACTCCAGGAAAG ctaaACACTGTAAAGGACTGCAAGTCTCACCAGATAAAACGGCTCTATAATACTTCTCTCAGGCTATTCTTTAACACACCTGTGCTGGCTGATGTAATCTTCAAAATACAAG GTGCAACTGTTCCAGCCCACAGGGCAGTTCTGGTGGCTCGCTGTGAGGTTATGGCAGCTATGTTTAATGGTAATTATCTAGAAGCAAATAGCATTCAGGTTCCAGTGTATGGGGTTTCAAAAGACACTTTCCTGTCTTTCCTAGAGTACCTTTACACTGACTCCTGCTGCCCAG CCAGTATTCTCCAGGCGATGTCTCTGCTGATCTGTGCAGAGATGTACCAAGTAATGAGACTCCAGCATATTTGTGAACTTTACATCATCACGCAGCTTCAGAGCATGCCTAGCAGGGAACTGGCTTCCACAAGCCTCAGTATTGTTAGCTTGCTCAAAAAAGCTAAG TTTCACAATTCTGATTGCCTTTCAACTTGGCTTCTTCATTTTATTGCCACTAACTACCTCATCTTCAGTCAAAAGCCTGAATTCCAAGAACTTTCAG tgGAAGAGCGCAATTTTGTAGAGATGCACCGATGGCCTTCAAACTTGTACCTGAAGCAGCTTGCTGATTACAGGAATTATATCCACTCTCAGAAATGCCACTGCACAGTAATGTAA